CGCCAGGCGCACGCACCGCAACAACAAACCCAGCTGAATggagagtttgcaaggagcgggcGCAGGGAGCGGGCGGGGGAAAGGGGAGAAGGGGGAGTTCAGGgagtgggtgggaggaggaggtaAGAGGAGGGGGTAGTGGGGGCTGCAGCCGCTGGCTGCAGCAGCGGGGAGTGGGGGGCGAGGCGGGGCCAGGGCAGCGCGTGGGGCTGGGTGTCCCATTGAAAAGGCGGCCGCACTCCGGCCGCCCAGCACTCTCTCACTTCTAGCCAGGGAACGTGGAAGGCGACGGGGAGCCGGCCAGGGAGGGCGAGTGAAAGAAGGAAATCAGAAAGAAAAGGGgttaacaaaataataaaaacagcctGAGCCACGGCTGGAGAGACCAAGACCCGGCGCAAGAGAGCGCAGCCGtaggggaagagagaaagagcGACTCAGCAGAGCGCGCTCGGCACAGACTTTTGCTGcttcttctgcctttttttttttttttttaacaagaaggCGCTAGCGGCAGCCTCACACGCGAGCGCCACGCGAGGCTCCTGAAGCCAACccgggaagggaggaggggaggggggaggaggagtggagggaggaggaaaagcgTTTGCACCTTCTTTGCTCCCACCCTAAGAAATCTCCctgggatttgtttttttttttttttttttaattaccctcCAGGCACCCTTTtcatctctctccttctttccctctctgttcgTGCACCCAAGTCCTGTCTGTGTCTCCCTCCTGCGCGCCCTCCCCTCGTGTCCCCGCTTGGTTCTATTCCGCAACTCCTTGGCCACCGCTGCGCATGGAGAGCTCTGCCAAGATGGAGAGCGGCGGTGCGGGCCAGCAGCCCCAGCCGCAGCCCCAGCAGCCTTTCCTGCAGCCGGCAGCCTGCTTTTTCGCTACGGCCGCtgctgcggcggcggcggcagcagccgCGGCCCAGAGcgcgcagcagcagcagcagcagcagcagcagcagcaccagcagcagcaggcGCCCCAGCTGAGCCCGGCGGCCGACGGCCAGCCCTCAGGGGGCGGTCACAAGTCAGCGCCCAAGCAAGTCAAGCGACAGCGCTCGTCCTCGCCCGAACTGATGCGCTGCAAAAGGCGGCTGAATTTCAGCGGCTTCGGCTACAGCCTGCCGCAACAGCAGCCGGCGGCCGTGGCGCGCCGCAACGAGCGCGAGCGCAACCGCGTCAAGCTGGTCAACTTGGGCTTTGCCACTCTGCGAGAGCACGTCCCCAACGGCGCGGCCAACAAGAAGATGAGCAAGGTGGAGACGCTGCGCTCGGCGGTGGAGTACATTCGCGCGCTGCAGCAGCTGCTGGACGAGCACGACGCCGTAAGCGCTGCCTTCCAGGCTGGCGTCCTGTCGCCCACCATCTCCCCCAACTACTCCAACGACATGAACTCTATGGCTGGCTCGCCAGTCTCATCCTACTCCTCCGACGAGGGCTCTTACGACCCGCTCAGCCCCGAGGAGCAAGAGCTGCTCGACTTCACCAACTGGTTCTGAGGGGCTCGGGCTGGTCAGGCCCTGGTGCCAGAGGACTTTGAAAGCAGGTAGGTAGCATTTTGGGATCTGCATGGGGGGACTTTTCTTGTCTCCATCCTTTTTCCTCCCTCCGTAGAGTCTGGGCGGGGGTGGTCTGTCTCCACGGAGATGAGGGGGACTTTGATTTAAAGGGTTTGTTGCCAAGTTTGTCAATTTCGAATCCCTAGTTTGTTAGTTTCAGCAGGGGCCTCCAAGAGTGGGCTTTGCCCAGTTCTCCAAGGGGCGGGGGGGAAGATGCTGGTGAACCAAGGACTGGGACGAGTCTAAAGAGGCACTGTACCTGACAGATCCTCCCTCAGACCTCCACCTCACCCACCCACTAACCACTAAGTTCACACTAACCTCTCCTGTTCTTTATGTTATAGGGTGACTGCACAACCTGCGTCTTTAGTGTTTTCCCCTCAGCGACtttgggagggaggaaaagggggggggaacaaaacaaacaaacaaacaaacaaaaaaagaaaagatgaagaagagaaagaagagaagaagaaaaaacataaataacCCAGGCAACCAACCTCAACACCACTAAGCAACGCATGCAGGAACTGCAGGCTCTCAGAGAACAGGGATGCGCTCAGACCAGTATCTTGACTCTCCAATCATTCACGGAGATATTAAGAGCGACTAGGACCTGAGTCAACGCACAAAATGCGGCTTGTGTGCAAAACAAGTGGGCTCCTGGCGGAAGCAGCACACGCCCTATAGAAACTCCCACCCACCACTAACACACAGAGCTGAAAGTGCTCGCTTGGGTGCCTACACCTCCCCGCCCTCTCTCTAAGCTGAGTTGTTCGCCCTCTAGATATGGGTTGGTGTCTCATCCCAGTACGCTGTGGGCACCTGTCTGCAGTGAAACTATGTGATACTCAGTCTTTTGAAATCCCCCTCCCTGGGGACCCCCTCCCTAAGCCCTAAGCCCTCCCTCACACCGTCTTTTCTACCATTTTCATCATAGAATGCTTCCAatcttttgtgaatttttttttattataagaagTCTATTTGTATCTATCCTAACCAGTTTGGGGATATATTAAGATATTTTTGTAcataagagagaaagagagagaaaaatttataGAAGTTTTGTACAAACGGTTTAAAATGTGTATATCTTGATACTTTAACATGTAATGCTATAACCTCTGCATATTTTAGACGTGTAGTTCACTTTACACCTGCCATTTTCCCTATGTGGTTTTGTAAAGAACTCTCCTCATAGGTGAGATCAAAAGGCCACCAGAAGTACTTCAGCACCAATGTGTCTTACTTTATAGAAACTTTGTTAATGTATTAATGATGTTATTAAATACTGTTCTAGAAGAACAAAGTTTATGCAGCTACTGTCCAAACGCAAAGTGGCAGCCAGTTGATTTTGATAGGTTGCCTGTTGGGAAATTTCTatcactgccttttttttccttaatgttttattacaaacttacaaaaaaaaaaaaagaacgtgtATAACCCTGTTTTATACAAACTAGTTtcataataaaacttattttcttttttacaaatgaaaataatCAGCTGCCTCGAAACCTTCTTTGACTCGGCTGCCCCGACCAAGTTATTATTGAAGTGTCCAAGGGAAGGGGTGgatgggggagaggagggtggtacAAAACATGCTAAGTGGCAGCAATGACAAAGATAAATGCTATACCCAGTAGTGCCTCTATGATGAATGTAGAAGGGGAAAAATATGTAGGCAAGAGTGTTTTTTATTCCTCTTCTGTGATGtaaatgtgtgtacatatatggagagagtccaaaaaaaaaaaaaaaccaaaaccaaaaccattgccttctAGCGGATTcaaactcatactgaccctgtgggCCGTGATTAAAGCCTGCAACGTCCTTTGATGAAATcattgcacattaaaaaaaaaaaaagaaagaaaactccccAAAAGAGTGAACTGCAAAGAAAGGGCTCTCTGCCCCACTTTCCAATCCTGGCCCCCATTCTGAGTTTCTCATTGTGCCACTGGCAAAAGGCTGGATACAATAATGGAGACTAGGAGTGGGTGGAAGGTTGGTGGTGCTACAGTTGGGAGGGGGGTTGCTCCCTGTGGTGGGTGTGTTCCTCTTCTCTCACTTCCAGGCACATTTTCTACTCCTTCCTCCCAATCTGCACACTTTTCATATTGATTTTAAGTAAGAGGCACGTATGCTACGCATTCCTTGCCCAGGGAGTTAGACTGAAATAACTAAAAACCCTGGAAATGTGTGGTCTCTTTGAGACACTGGCCCATCTAAGCTTGTGACTCTATCCGAATAGCGTGAGCTGCGTGTAAAAGTACCCAATTACCAAGATTCAAAAAGAAATTAGTGGGTTTTTGGCTGGCTCGCTTCTTGTCAGTTAGCAAGGACGTGATCGGAATCCTACTCCGCCTCTCGCCGGCTCCTCGCTCGCCGCCTGCAGTACTTGGAGATTCAGTTTGCGTGTCTCCAGCCAAGCGGAAAGGCGAGCGCAAAATGCATCTTACAAAACCCAACAAAGAACGGGGAGCCAGCACGTCTTCCAGAGTTAAAAATCTAGTCTGTGTTGGTACATCTATACCATTTAGCGGCACAgaataatcattttttaaagctGCGATGCGCGGAGCACGACACAGCGTCTGATGTCATTTTGCTAAATGACCCTCTACAGAATGCACATTGTGGCTTCAGTCCCTTTCAAAGAGATGAgcgtaattaagaaaaaaaaaatcggtaAATTC
The DNA window shown above is from Elephas maximus indicus isolate mEleMax1 chromosome 4, mEleMax1 primary haplotype, whole genome shotgun sequence and carries:
- the ASCL1 gene encoding achaete-scute homolog 1; this encodes MESSAKMESGGAGQQPQPQPQQPFLQPAACFFATAAAAAAAAAAAAQSAQQQQQQQQQQHQQQQAPQLSPAADGQPSGGGHKSAPKQVKRQRSSSPELMRCKRRLNFSGFGYSLPQQQPAAVARRNERERNRVKLVNLGFATLREHVPNGAANKKMSKVETLRSAVEYIRALQQLLDEHDAVSAAFQAGVLSPTISPNYSNDMNSMAGSPVSSYSSDEGSYDPLSPEEQELLDFTNWF